A section of the Lathamus discolor isolate bLatDis1 chromosome 6, bLatDis1.hap1, whole genome shotgun sequence genome encodes:
- the LOC136016539 gene encoding translation initiation factor eIF2B subunit alpha-like codes for MIFITLQEKTSLSTEHLLKPQKNPWIISQKRKAVVEAKKQFSVYVTELQPDQAGKKMAKALRKLNIPVTVILDAAVVHIMEKTDLVLVGAEGVVENGGIINKIGTNQTAVYAKAQNKPIYVVAESFKFVRLFPLNQQDIPDKFKHKADTLKTNQNLTEEHPWTDYTSPSLITLLFTDFGVLTPSAVSDELIKLYL; via the exons ATGATCTTTATAACACTACAAGAAAAGACATCCTTATCTACAGAGCACT TACTAAAACCTCAAAAAAATCCTTGGATCATTTCGCAAAAGAGGAAAGCAGTTGTTGAGGCAAAGAAGCAATTCAGCGTTTATGTCACTGAATTGCAGCCAGAtcaagcagggaaaaaaatggcaaaagccCTGAGGAAGCTGAACATTCCCGTGACTGTGATTCTGGATGCTGCAGTTGTCCACATTATGGAGAAAACAGACCTAGTGTTAGTTGGTGCTGAAGGTGTAGTTGAAAATGGTGGCATTATCAACAAGATAGGCACTAATCAAACTGCTGTGTATGCAAAAGCACAGAATAAGCCGATTTATGTGGTAGCTGAAAGTTTCAAGTTTGTGAGGCTTTTCCCTCTGAATCAGCAGGACATCCCAGATAAGTTTAAGCACAAAGCAGACACTCTGAAAACAAATCAGAATCTAACAGAGGAGCATCCCTGGACTGACTACACATCACCATCACTCATTACATTACTGTTTACAGACTTCGGTGTATTAACTCCCTCAGCTGTCAGTGATGAACTGATTAAACTCTATCTGTAA